A window from Kovacikia minuta CCNUW1 encodes these proteins:
- a CDS encoding cob(I)yrinic acid a,c-diamide adenosyltransferase, translating to MVRPGVGIRTAVTRSERITGQIHVYDGAGKGKSQAALGVVLRSIGLGIHSDWQTRVLLLRFLKGPGRTYDEDAAIEALQLGFPHLIDQVRTGRAEFFGPDNISRFDQMEAQRGWDVAKGAIASGLYSVVVLDELNPVLDLGLLPVEEVVATLKRKPEQMEIIATGRAAPQPLLDIADLHSEMRPHYHSIAQDQGIAGIEIYTGSGKGKSTSALGKALQAIGRGISHDKSHRVLIMQWLKGGSGYTEDAAIAALRQSYPNLVDHQRCGRDAIVWRGQQQELDYVEAERGWEIARAAIASGLYKTIILDELNPTVDLELLPEEPIVQALLRKPRDTEIIITGRCKNPPAYFDLATIHSEMICHKHYAEKGVDLKRGVDY from the coding sequence ATGGTACGACCAGGGGTTGGAATTCGCACTGCGGTCACCCGGTCTGAGCGCATCACCGGTCAGATCCATGTCTACGATGGGGCGGGCAAAGGTAAATCCCAGGCAGCGCTAGGGGTGGTGTTGCGATCGATTGGGTTGGGCATTCATTCGGACTGGCAAACGCGTGTCTTATTGTTGCGCTTTTTGAAGGGACCGGGACGCACCTACGACGAGGATGCTGCCATTGAAGCATTGCAGCTTGGTTTTCCCCATCTAATAGACCAGGTGCGTACAGGGAGGGCAGAATTTTTTGGACCCGACAACATTAGCCGTTTCGATCAGATGGAGGCGCAGCGTGGATGGGATGTTGCCAAGGGTGCGATCGCCTCTGGACTCTATTCCGTTGTTGTGCTGGATGAACTGAATCCCGTTTTAGATTTGGGCTTATTGCCCGTGGAAGAGGTGGTTGCCACGCTGAAGCGCAAGCCAGAGCAGATGGAAATTATCGCGACAGGACGGGCAGCACCCCAACCTCTATTAGATATTGCCGATCTGCACTCGGAGATGCGTCCCCACTATCATTCCATCGCCCAAGACCAGGGGATCGCAGGCATCGAAATTTACACCGGATCTGGCAAGGGTAAGTCTACCAGTGCATTAGGGAAAGCGCTTCAGGCGATCGGTCGTGGCATCAGCCATGATAAGTCCCATCGGGTGCTGATTATGCAATGGCTCAAGGGGGGTTCTGGCTATACCGAGGATGCGGCGATCGCTGCCCTGCGCCAAAGCTACCCCAATCTGGTCGATCATCAGCGCTGTGGTCGGGATGCGATCGTTTGGCGAGGACAGCAGCAGGAATTAGATTACGTTGAAGCAGAACGGGGTTGGGAAATTGCGCGGGCAGCGATCGCTTCTGGTCTCTATAAAACCATCATTCTGGATGAACTCAACCCCACGGTCGATTTAGAACTTCTCCCCGAAGAACCGATCGTTCAGGCACTTCTGCGTAAACCCCGTGACACCGAAATCATCATCACTGGTCGTTGCAAAAATCCCCCTGCCTATTTTGATCTTGCAACCATCCATTCTGAAATGATTTGCCACAAACATTATGCCGAAAAAGGTGTGGACTTGAAGCGAGGCGTGGACTATTGA
- a CDS encoding DUF488 domain-containing protein: MSRSANLFTIGFTQKTAQQFFETLLDAGVKRVIDTRLNNVSQLAGFAKRNDLKYFLNKIGRIEYIHILDLAPTQEILDAYKKQKGDWETYERKFLQLIRDRQIETKISPELLEGGCLLCSEAKPHHCHRRLVAEYFSQKLGNLEVTHL; this comes from the coding sequence ATGAGCAGGTCAGCTAATCTTTTTACCATTGGGTTTACCCAGAAAACCGCTCAACAATTTTTTGAAACTTTACTCGATGCTGGCGTCAAGCGGGTGATCGATACCCGGTTGAATAATGTTTCCCAACTTGCCGGATTCGCCAAACGGAATGATCTAAAATATTTCCTCAATAAAATCGGCAGGATTGAATACATTCACATTCTAGATCTGGCACCAACTCAGGAAATTTTGGATGCCTACAAAAAGCAAAAGGGAGATTGGGAAACCTACGAACGCAAGTTTTTGCAGTTGATCCGCGATCGTCAGATCGAAACCAAGATTTCACCCGAACTTTTAGAGGGTGGTTGCCTCCTCTGTAGCGAAGCGAAACCCCATCATTGCCATCGCCGCCTCGTCGCCGAGTATTTCAGCCAAAAGTTGGGAAATCTAGAGGTAACCCATTTATGA
- a CDS encoding multicopper oxidase domain-containing protein, producing MFPTPPWTYNGRVPGPTIRVTEGDRVRIHFSNQGTHPHTIHFHGIHSVRQDGIPGMLEAFPGQEVVYEFDAKPFGCHLYHCHSAPFKRHLHKGLYGAFIIDPRPKRSPKSKRYPKRKQYSDEEKVARSRLLGSPENTQWQEFVMVMNAFDTNFDEENEFYAINTAPHEFMKRPIRVERDRPVRIYLINVTEFDLINSLHLHANFFNYYDQGTTLTPTLRTVDTVMLCQGQRGILEFSYQKHEPGVYMFHAHQSEFVELGWMSAFEVVA from the coding sequence GTGTTTCCTACCCCGCCCTGGACCTATAACGGTCGGGTTCCCGGTCCAACCATTCGCGTCACAGAGGGCGATCGGGTTCGGATTCACTTTTCCAACCAGGGCACCCATCCCCACACCATTCACTTTCATGGCATTCACTCGGTTCGTCAGGATGGCATTCCAGGCATGCTGGAAGCATTTCCCGGTCAGGAAGTGGTTTATGAATTTGATGCTAAACCTTTTGGCTGCCATCTGTACCATTGCCATTCCGCCCCATTTAAGCGGCATTTGCATAAAGGACTCTATGGGGCGTTCATTATTGATCCACGTCCAAAACGGTCTCCCAAGTCGAAACGTTACCCAAAGCGGAAGCAGTATTCAGACGAGGAAAAGGTTGCTCGGTCCCGACTTTTGGGAAGCCCAGAAAATACCCAATGGCAAGAATTTGTCATGGTGATGAATGCGTTTGATACTAACTTTGATGAAGAGAACGAGTTCTACGCTATCAATACCGCTCCCCACGAATTTATGAAGCGTCCTATTCGGGTTGAGCGCGATCGCCCTGTGCGAATTTATCTCATCAATGTCACTGAATTTGATCTGATTAACTCTCTGCACCTGCACGCCAACTTTTTTAACTATTACGACCAGGGCACCACCCTGACACCAACCTTACGGACCGTCGATACCGTCATGCTTTGCCAGGGGCAGCGGGGTATTTTAGAATTTTCTTACCAGAAGCATGAACCAGGGGTGTATATGTTTCATGCCCATCAGTCAGAATTTGTCGAACTGGGCTGGATGAGTGCATTTGAGGTCGTGGCATGA
- a CDS encoding DUF488 domain-containing protein, which yields MELFTIGHSNHEIETFIALLHQHGVTALADVRSHPYSRYVPQFNQSPLRAALQDGGIRYVFLGRELGARAEDANCYLNGKAVYEKIAETQPFAEGIQRLVRGSATQKIALMCAEKDPITCHRAILVCQHLRPFNLEIHHILRDGGLESHIHLEERLLEMHSLKLPEPLVQEQLSLFDETLSPKLGTLFSSEQALREAYQRQGDRIAYIEKPATPYEQVS from the coding sequence ATGGAACTTTTTACCATCGGGCACTCAAATCACGAAATTGAGACATTTATTGCGTTATTGCACCAGCATGGGGTGACTGCGCTGGCAGATGTACGATCGCATCCCTACAGTCGCTATGTGCCCCAGTTCAACCAATCTCCCCTCAGAGCAGCGCTTCAGGATGGGGGAATCCGCTACGTTTTTCTAGGGCGGGAACTGGGAGCCAGAGCAGAAGATGCCAATTGCTATCTGAATGGAAAAGCGGTGTACGAAAAGATCGCAGAAACGCAACCTTTTGCGGAAGGGATTCAGCGCCTTGTTAGGGGATCTGCCACTCAAAAAATTGCGCTGATGTGTGCCGAGAAAGATCCGATTACCTGCCATCGCGCAATTCTGGTTTGCCAACATCTACGTCCGTTTAATTTAGAGATTCACCATATCCTCAGGGATGGCGGTTTGGAATCCCATATTCATTTAGAAGAACGGCTGTTAGAGATGCATAGTTTGAAACTGCCAGAACCGCTTGTTCAAGAGCAACTTTCTCTATTTGATGAGACGCTTTCACCCAAATTGGGAACCCTATTTTCAAGCGAACAAGCACTGCGTGAAGCCTATCAGAGGCAGGGCGATCGCATTGCCTACATAGAAAAACCAGCCACCCCTTATGAGCAGGTCAGCTAA
- a CDS encoding ZIP family metal transporter yields MKRAGSWVVLPLVALILAIGIFLGSQSLAPPGVLAPPLEKLTVEQTVLDDQSIWLLVRARGTEPVQIAQVQVDGSYWEFRQEPAGSLPRLATAWLRLHYPWVSNETHHIILVTNTGATFEHTIDAAQPTPQPSLQRLPYYSWLGLCVGILPVALGMLFYPYLRTVSGQGMKFLLALTLGMLAFLLINLWEEGLKVANKAATPFLAGNVVWLVAGFVFLILLLVERRTNNPSQGTSPATKLALNTGLHNLGGGLAIGTSFASGEAPLGSLLMIGFALHNINKGIGIATPLAESYPKPIPLLKLIALAGLPAVLGTWIGAFAFSSQWVALFFGIGVGVILKVMVEVGSYLMQTAQKLGGTWLSQTSLAGFCLGLVVMYGMALLVNV; encoded by the coding sequence ATGAAACGAGCAGGGTCGTGGGTAGTTTTGCCGCTTGTGGCTTTAATCCTGGCGATCGGGATCTTCCTGGGTAGTCAATCCCTTGCCCCCCCTGGCGTTTTGGCTCCTCCCCTGGAAAAGTTGACGGTTGAACAAACCGTGCTGGATGACCAGAGTATTTGGCTCCTGGTCAGAGCTAGAGGAACAGAACCCGTGCAGATTGCGCAGGTTCAGGTTGACGGGTCCTACTGGGAGTTTCGCCAGGAACCCGCTGGCTCATTACCTCGATTGGCTACTGCCTGGCTTCGTCTCCACTACCCCTGGGTCAGCAATGAAACCCATCACATTATATTGGTTACAAATACTGGAGCCACCTTTGAGCATACGATTGACGCTGCACAACCAACCCCCCAACCCTCGCTCCAGCGCTTGCCTTACTATTCTTGGTTAGGGCTGTGTGTAGGGATCTTGCCCGTAGCCCTGGGAATGCTTTTCTATCCCTATCTGAGAACGGTGAGTGGGCAGGGAATGAAATTTTTACTGGCGTTAACTCTGGGAATGCTGGCATTTCTTCTGATAAACCTATGGGAGGAAGGGCTGAAGGTGGCGAACAAAGCAGCAACCCCATTTTTAGCCGGAAATGTCGTCTGGCTAGTTGCGGGTTTTGTTTTCCTAATCCTGCTGCTCGTTGAGCGGCGAACCAATAACCCATCCCAGGGAACCTCACCCGCAACCAAGCTGGCGCTGAATACTGGGTTACACAACCTGGGAGGAGGGCTGGCGATCGGAACCTCCTTTGCCTCAGGAGAAGCCCCTTTAGGCTCCCTTTTAATGATTGGTTTCGCTCTGCATAACATCAACAAGGGAATCGGGATTGCTACACCACTCGCAGAGTCGTACCCTAAACCCATTCCCTTGCTAAAACTCATTGCCCTGGCAGGTTTGCCCGCTGTTCTGGGTACCTGGATTGGAGCATTTGCCTTCTCTTCCCAATGGGTCGCCCTGTTTTTCGGCATTGGAGTGGGAGTGATCCTGAAAGTTATGGTAGAAGTTGGCTCATACCTGATGCAGACGGCTCAGAAATTAGGAGGAACCTGGCTCTCCCAAACCAGTCTTGCTGGGTTCTGCCTGGGTCTGGTTGTGATGTATGGCATGGCACTTCTGGTTAACGTGTAA
- the cobM gene encoding precorrin-4 C(11)-methyltransferase has product MNCPSDLPSLPAAVYIVGAGPGDPELLTVKAQRLLAQADVILFADSLVPEQILQGVRSQAELIPTADKTLEEILSLLVERVRAGHSVVRLHSGDPSLYGAVQEQMQTLVEAGIPFEVVPGISVYQAAAAKLRVELTVPGLVQTIILTRVSGRTEVPQAEELATLAAHQASLCLYLSARHVEKAQARLLQHYPATTPVAICYRLSWEDEKIWLVPLERMASVTKQENLTRTTLYLISPALAATTVPAEITRQSTSEESDWLPNLVRARSQLYNPAHAHLFRRSH; this is encoded by the coding sequence ATGAACTGCCCATCGGATCTCCCTTCCCTTCCTGCTGCTGTTTACATTGTAGGTGCGGGTCCAGGGGACCCTGAGTTGCTGACAGTTAAGGCACAACGGCTACTGGCGCAGGCGGATGTGATTTTGTTCGCCGATTCTTTAGTACCAGAACAGATTTTGCAAGGGGTGCGATCGCAGGCTGAGCTGATCCCTACCGCGGACAAAACCCTGGAGGAAATCCTTTCCCTGCTGGTTGAGCGGGTGCGGGCAGGGCATTCCGTGGTGCGTCTCCATTCGGGTGATCCCAGTCTCTATGGAGCGGTTCAGGAGCAAATGCAGACGCTGGTTGAGGCTGGTATTCCGTTTGAGGTTGTGCCGGGGATTAGCGTTTATCAGGCAGCAGCGGCGAAGCTTCGGGTTGAGTTGACGGTTCCAGGTCTGGTTCAAACCATCATTTTGACGCGAGTCAGCGGACGGACAGAAGTTCCGCAGGCAGAGGAACTGGCAACCCTGGCGGCGCATCAGGCAAGCCTCTGTCTTTATTTGAGTGCGCGTCATGTGGAGAAGGCACAGGCAAGACTACTACAGCATTATCCGGCAACCACTCCAGTTGCAATTTGTTACCGCCTCAGTTGGGAAGACGAAAAAATTTGGCTGGTGCCGCTAGAACGGATGGCGTCAGTAACAAAGCAAGAAAATTTGACTCGGACGACGCTGTATTTGATCAGTCCAGCTCTGGCGGCGACAACGGTACCCGCAGAAATTACCCGTCAAAGCACTTCAGAAGAATCAGATTGGCTGCCCAATTTGGTACGGGCGCGATCGCAGCTCTATAATCCTGCTCATGCCCATCTTTTCCGTCGGTCTCATTGA
- a CDS encoding dual OB domain-containing protein, whose protein sequence is MTQIICLANSWKRGERCIAGIELTTGKWIRPVSDLSDGRVPWYVRTVEGREPELLDFLEIPLANTAPAHWNFEQENRSILPGEWRRLGQVQPTDLLPYCNSDRPILHNCGRNVTVPYLCSLPFPERYTLQLNYVKEFSVKRTVKVTGRCKWMGNILTDMGYHLTELSITDPAFVERLEAGYRPQNPCLVTVSLSLPFCSSDVWQADAPCWKLIAGVIELSGIDLILVEVKRLGWSIEQGREHLQRYYQKRSRKQLTVSEITHCLNYLQSLPTPSRHFATIIAIGAP, encoded by the coding sequence ATGACTCAAATTATTTGCCTCGCCAACTCCTGGAAGCGGGGCGAGCGCTGCATTGCAGGAATTGAGCTGACTACAGGTAAATGGATTCGTCCTGTCTCAGATTTGAGTGATGGGCGAGTTCCCTGGTATGTGCGTACAGTTGAGGGCAGAGAACCTGAGTTGCTGGATTTTTTGGAGATTCCGTTAGCAAATACCGCGCCTGCCCACTGGAACTTTGAACAGGAAAACCGTTCGATTCTTCCCGGTGAATGGCGACGGTTGGGGCAGGTGCAGCCAACCGATCTTTTGCCCTACTGCAACAGCGATCGCCCCATTCTTCACAATTGCGGGCGAAACGTTACAGTTCCCTACCTGTGCTCCCTACCTTTTCCAGAACGATACACGTTGCAATTGAACTATGTTAAGGAATTCTCAGTCAAAAGAACGGTAAAAGTAACCGGTCGTTGCAAGTGGATGGGAAATATCTTGACTGACATGGGATATCATCTGACTGAACTGAGTATCACTGATCCTGCCTTTGTGGAACGGCTGGAAGCTGGCTATCGTCCGCAAAATCCCTGTCTTGTCACCGTTAGCCTGAGTCTGCCCTTTTGTTCTTCTGACGTCTGGCAAGCAGATGCCCCTTGCTGGAAATTGATTGCAGGGGTAATTGAGTTATCCGGAATCGACCTGATTTTGGTTGAAGTGAAGAGATTAGGTTGGAGCATCGAGCAAGGACGAGAACACTTACAGCGGTATTATCAGAAGCGATCGCGAAAGCAGTTAACAGTCTCTGAAATCACCCATTGTTTGAACTATCTCCAATCGCTGCCAACCCCTTCACGCCATTTCGCGACCATAATTGCGATAGGCGCTCCGTAG